The following are from one region of the Trichoderma breve strain T069 chromosome 5, whole genome shotgun sequence genome:
- a CDS encoding cytochrome p450 domain-containing protein, which yields MGIFISNDAAKIVTPVKLSLALPLAVIVFSFGYFVWLCIYNLYFHPLSKFPGPKLSAISRFPYSRLLISGEGHRDVLDLHLKYGPIVRIAPDFLSFSHPDAMNDIRGHRKAGQPEHRKDPIRQELHVTNIIGANRADHTRFRRSLANGFSHQAMLDQEPIIRDYVEELMKSLEKNGANGTQPIDMVRWFNYATFDIIGDLAFGESFGCLQSSTYDPWVQLIFNSVKNLVYIGALKHLKIVPKRLLKFILPYTMPKGVSNKYAENQRLSAMKVKKRLETGSNRPDFMTSMTAKRNGESLTFEELTSNASILIIAGSETTATALSAAAYYLGLFPEVQAKLAQEVRTTFNSAEDITITSVQHLTYMLAVLDEVMRMYPPVVSGLPRLTAEGGAMIAGEYVPEDTIVEVWQWPLFHNPNYWTQPDDFIPERWLGDPKFANDRRECFQPFSTGPRNCIGKNLAYSEMRLILARVIMQYDIKLAEGTEGWDDRSKTYSLWEKGPVNVYMIPRKVE from the exons CCGTTATAGTGTTT AGCTTTGGTTACTTTGTCTGGCTTTGCATCTACAATCTCTACTTTCACCCCTTGAGCAAGTTTCCCGGCCCCAAGCTGTCGGCCATTTCTCGCTTTCCTTACTCCCGCCTCCTTATCAGTGGTGAGGGCCACCGCGATGTTTTGGATCTTCATCTCAAGTATGGTCCCATCGTCCGCATTGCTCCCGACTTCCTGTCTTTCAGCCACCCTGATGCTATGAATGACATTCGTGGTCACCGCAAGGCTGGACAGCCGGAGCACCGAAAGGATCCTATTCGTCAAGAGTTACATGTAACCAACATCATTGGTGCCAACCGTGCTGATCACACTCGCTTTCGAAGGAGCTTGGCAAACGGCTTTTCTCATCAGGCCATGCTGGATCAGGAGCCTATCATCCGTGACTACGTTGAGGAACTTATGAAGTCTCTTGAGAAGAATGGCGCAAACGGAACTCAACCGATTGACATGGTTCGCTGGTTCAACTATGCGACATTCGACATAATCGGCGATTTGGCCTTTGGTGAATCATTTGGCTGTCTCCAAAGCTCCACATATGATCCTTGGGTTCAGCTCATCTTTAACAGTGTCAAGAATTTGGTCTACATCGGTGCCCTCAAACATCTCAAAATAGTCCCTAAACGCCTGTTGAAATTCATCTTGCCATATACCATGCCGAAGGGCGTGTCGAATAAATATGCCGAGAATCAACGTCTCTCCGCCATGAAGGTAAAGAAGCGTCTCGAGACTGGCTCCAACCGCCCCGATTTCATGACATCAATGACAGCAAAGCGCAATGGAGAA TCCCTTACCTTTGAGGAGCTTACGTCCAATGCATCCATTCTTATCATTGCGGGCTCTGAGACCACAGCCACAGCCTTGTCTGCCGCCGCTTATTACCTAGGTCTCTTTCCAGAAGTCCAAGCAAAATTGGCCCAAGAAGTGCGGACAACCTTTAACAGTGCGGAAGATATTACCATTACCAGCGTGCAGCATCTCACATACATGCTGGCCGTCCTTGACGAAGTTATGCGCATGTATCCACCTGTCGTCAGTGGCCTGCCACGACTCACTGCTGAGGGAGGCGCCATGATTGCTGGGGAATATGTTCCTGAAGAT ACCATTGTTGAGGTTTGGCAGTGGCCTTTGTTCCACAACCCGAATTACTGGACGCAACCTGACGACTTTATTCCTGAGCGGTGGCTTGGCGATCCGAAATTCGCAAACGACAGGCGAGAATGCTTTCAGCCATTCTCTACAGGTCCCCGTAACTGTATTGGCAAGAA CCTCGCATACTCCGAGATGCGCCTCATCTTGGCTCGTGTGATAATGCAGTACGATATCAAGTTGGCTGAAGGAACTGAAGGCTGGGATGATCGAAGCAAGACCTATTCTCTGTGGGAGAAGGGTCCGGTGAATGTTTACATGATCCCAAGGAAGGTGGAGTAA
- a CDS encoding major facilitator superfamily domain-containing protein, which produces MVHQKVREYFHTEYKPGERTLIRKIDFFILTFCCLSYFINYLDRSNLANAYVSGMREDLGFVGNQLNVINTCFTVGYVLGQVPSNLSLYYVKPRIWFPCMMLCWGGLTMVTASVHNPQGIMAIRFFQGIFEASTFVGTHYILGAWYTERELGKRSGIFTSSGLAGSMIGGFIQTGIHSSLNGRGGLAGWRWLFIIDGLLTIPVAAYGFFFFPDTPRNTTAFYLTDDEKALAVARVPVVEEHSPITFRFLKKVLLSWYWWGFVMLWVIAGETESFSSNSLLALYLKSHPTTKYTVSQLNNYPTGVPAVGIVSTLFWATLTDFLNGKRYLVGYWIGLTGIATSIMVLVASHHPTSSHSTSVTMAAYYWAGSVYACQATFFAWCNDSMRYEEHVFRAVVLAGMNLGNNAVNAWWSIIFYGASEAPWFTRGMWAMIACCIALVIWTILLAYTDRRDRKNRELDEITGRMSITIESKEKE; this is translated from the exons ATGGTGCACCAAAAAGTCCGCGAATACTTCCATACGGAGTATAAGCCCGGAGAGCGTACGCTGATACGCAAGATTGACTTTTTCATCTTGACGTTTTGCTGTCTCAGCTACTTCATCAACTAT CTTGACCGCTCCAACCTTGCCAATGCTTACGTCTCAGGAATGAGAGAAGACTTGGGCTTTGTTGGAAACCAGCTCAATGTCATTAATACTTGCTTCACCGTTGG CTATGTTTTGGGTCAGGTCCCATCCAATCTTTCCCTCTACTATGTCAAGCCTCGCATCTGGTTCCCCTGCATGATGCTCTGCTGGGGCGGCCTCACCATGGTTACCGCCTCCGTCCACAACCCGCaaggcatcatggccattcGCTTTTTCCAAGGAATCTTTGAGGCTTCTACCTTTGTCGGTACGCATTATATCCTTGGTGCCTGGTATACAGAGCGCGAGTTGGGAAAGCGCAGCGGTATCTTTACCTCTTCTGGCCTTGCAGGCAGTATGATTGGTGGCTTTATCCAGACGGGCATTCACTCAAGTCTCAACGGCCGCGGCGGACTCGCAGGATGGCGCtggctcttcatcatcgacgGCCTTCTTACCATTCCCGTCGCTGCGTatggtttcttcttcttcccggATACACCTCGCAACACAACGGCCTTTTACCTTACCGATGATGAGAAGGCTCTGGCTGTCGCCCGCGTCCCTGTCGTTGAAGAGCATTCGCCCATTACTTTCCGCTTTCTTAAGAAGGTCCTTTTGTCCTGGTACTGGTGGGGTTTCGTCATGCTCTGGGTTATTGCTGGAGAGACGGAGTCGTTTTCTTCAAACTCACTTCTTGCGCTCTACCTCAAGAGCCACCCCACAACCAAGTACACAGTTTCTCAACTCAACAATTATCCTACCGGAGTGCCTGCTGTTGGCATTGTTTCGACCTTGTTCTGGGCTACACTAACAGACTTCTTAAATGGAAAGCGATATTTAGTTGGGTATTGGATCGGTTTAACAGGAATTGCCACTTCCATCATGGTCTTGGTAGCATCACACCACCCAACCAGCTCGCATTCAACCTCGGTAACGATGGCTGCTTATTACTGGGCCGGATCTGTTTATGCTTGTCAAGCAACCTTCTTTGCCTGGTGTAACGACTCGATGAGATATGAAGAACACGTTTTCCGAGCTGTCGTTTTGGCTGGCATGAATCTCGGCAATAACGCAGTTAATGCATGGTGGAGCATCATCTTTTACGGGGCTTCTGAAGCTCCTTGGTTTACT CGCGGCATGTGGGCCATGATTGCTTGCTGCATTGCTCTTGTAATCTGGACTATTCTCTTAGCCTACACGGACCGCCGTGATAGAAAGAATCGTGAGCTTGACGAAATTACTGGTAGAATGAGCATTACCATTGaaagcaaggagaaggagtAG
- a CDS encoding fungal zn(2)-Cys(6) binuclear cluster domain-containing protein has translation MASSSNTKDGVLQQRNKPVGKPRGMRRDRDCRSCKLRDVKCDLNRPSCGECIAAGVPCGGYPQRVIWVGASSSAKDASSTSTFSSTSPSIITRPRQARSQSTLSRSSDSGLTPDRPADSSLSPPDRPVSSPGDEPINWSEADQNSFIRPLVSLCQQIISLDGDALRSNHYLSVEALRLISRLRDFVQARIDGHPARASTGRGDLWESEAMARYRLDALMSLKDTLKATNPFAFIGIAAFAFFEVCDSGFGDWQRHLYGAKSLLDYHCKSRAELDTLSRSVTGLGEMVVRLVWFDTTGSIIRGTTDLIFESWHRDLLTDSFFRTVGCPADTFQLFTRVASGEVASNPANSAILAMEQLLKLNQGTTDWDRSANAYRCAGVIAVLTRVSEEPAAISKAATITLAVDRACQIIAATPSSSQFYIHMAVPAYLAGINASTVKQCDVIRAYWHNCNHAGVRRYPDGLARCEERWKMKGLA, from the exons ATGGCTTCCAGTTCCAACACCAAGGATGGGGTTCTTCAGCAGCGCAACAAGCCAGTCGGAAAGCCGCGTGGCATGCGCCGGGATCGGGACTGTCGCAGCTGCAAGCTAAGAGACGTCAAGTGCGATCTCAACAGACCCTCTTGCGGAGAA TGTATCGCTGCCGGCGTGCCGTGTGGCGGCTATCCGCAGCGAGTCATCTGGGTCGGCGCCAGCTCGTCGGCAAAGGATGCCTCGTCCACGTCCACGTTCTCGTCCACGTCCCCGTCCATCATCACGCGCCCTCGCCAGGCCAGATCGCAGTCGACGCTGTCGCGATCCAGCGACTCGGGTCTCACCCCGGATCGCCCGGCGGATTCCTCGCTGTCGCCGCCTGACCGGCCCGTGTCGAGTCCCGGCGACGAGCCCATCAACTGGTCCGAGGCCGACCAGAACAGCTTCATCCGGCCGCTGGTGTCGCTGTGTCAGCAAATCATCTCGCTGGACGGCGATGCGCTGCGGAGCAACCATTATCTGTCCGTCGAGGCCCTGCGCCTTATCTCGCGGCTGCGCGACTTTGTCCAGGCTCGTATCGATGGTCATCCGGCTCGAGCCTCGACTGGTCGCGGAGACTTGTGGGAGTCTGAGGCCATGGCGCGATACCGGCTGGACGCCCTCATGAGTCTCAAGGATACGCTAAAGGCTACCAACCCCTTTGCATTTATCGGTATCGCGGCTTTTGCCTTCTTTGAGGTTTGCGACAGTGGCTTCGGCGACTGGCAGCGCCATCTTTACGGGGCCAAATCGCTGCTGGATTATCATTGCAAGAGCCGGGCTGAGCTGGATACGTTATCACGGAGTGTCACCGGTCTGGGCGAGATGGTGGTTCGTCTAGTCTGGTTTGACACTACCGGTAGTATCATCCGGGGGACGACGGATCTCATCTTTGAGAGCTGGCATCGCGACCTCCTGACGGATAGTTTCTTCCGAACGGTCGGTTGTCCAGCCGATACCTTTCAGCTCTTCACGAGAGTGGCGAGTGGTGAAGTAGCCTCTAATCCTGCCAACAGCGCCATCCTCGCCATGGAGCAGCTCCTCAAGCTTAACCAAGGCACTACCGACTGGGATCGTTCAGCTAACGCTTATCGCTGTGCGGGAGTCATTGCCGTGCTGACCCGAGTCAGCGAGGAACCTGCGGCGATATCCAAGGCAGCCACTATTACTCTGGCGGTAGACCGGGCGTGCCAGATCATTGcagcaacgccatcatcttcacagTTTTACATCCATATGGCTGTCCCGGCATATCTGGCCGGTATAAATGCGAGTACAGTAAAACAGTGTGATGTTATACGAGCTTACTGGCATAATTGTAATCATGCCGGCGTTCGACGATATCCGGATGGTTTGGCTAGATGCGAGGAGCGTTGGAAGATGAAAGGGTTGGCGTAG
- a CDS encoding amidase domain-containing protein translates to MTVSGDSNLTNGASSAAANGVNAASGAKRSWEELGAKKRSELQASIPKEWRIPENLMPPESQDDVTGWPETSGWFTEEELAITNSTIEELLSKLATGVLKSEDVTLAFCKRAAAAHQLTNCLSETFFDRAIAMARARDQYFAETGKPMGPLHGLPISLKDNINVQGVDSTVGMAVHVGDPAKADAALVEVLAEAGAVFYVKTNVPTAMMIAETVNNVFGRTLNPRNRQTTSGGSSGGESALIVMKGSPVGVGSDIGGSLRIPAACTGIFTLRPSGGRFPVRNCRSGMAGQEAVASVNGPLAPSLNGVKLYSKAVIDAQPWLRDPKCLPIPWREPELPSKLRIGVMWHDGMVQPTAPVARALKHTVARLKAAGHEIVEWDHADQEEGSLLLQRMFVADGGRTIKSQLEPTDEPLRIEMASYGVARELGTAEMWKLHLERTNFQNRYLDRWNKAGLDALLLPTVPFNTVKSGTFKHVAYTGVYNVLDYSAVSFPTGLNVDRSIDVPREDYTPLSSECKDIHETYDADLMHGLPISLQLVARRLEEEKVLAMTGRVLEALAA, encoded by the exons ATGACGGTCTCTGGAGATTCCAACCTCACCAACGGCGCCAgcagtgctgctgccaacggtGTAAATGCTGCCAGTGGCGCAAAGCGATCGTGGGAGGAGCTCGGCGCAAAGAAGCGCAGCGAGCTGCAAGCGTCTATACCCAAGGAATGGCGCATCCCAGAGAACCTGATGCCTCCGGAATCACAAGACGATGTGACAGGCTGGCCTGAGACGTCTGGGTGGTTCACAGAGGAAGAGttggccatcaccaactcGACTATTGAAGAGCTCCTCTCCAAGTTGGCGACGGGCGTTTTAAAGTCAGAGGATGTTACTCTAGCATTTTGCAAgcgagcagctgcagcgcaCCAACTT ACAAACTGCTTGTCCGAGACTTTCTTCGATCGCGCCATCGCCATGGCTCGCGCTCGAGACCAATATTTTGCTGAAACAGGCAAACCAATGGGCCCCCTACACGGCCTTCCTATCTCGCTCAAGGACAACATCAACGTCCAGGGCGTTGATTCTACAGTGGGCATGGCGGTGCACGTCGGCGATCCAGCCAAGGCGGACGCAGCGCTGGTAGAAGTGCTAGCGGAGGCTGGCGCCGTTTTCTATGTCAAGACAAATGTTCCCACAGCCATGATGATTGCTGAGACGGTAAACAATGTCTTTGGACGCACTTTGAATCCGAGAAACAGACAGACGACTAGTGGTGGTAGCTCTGGCGGAGAGTCTGCGCTCATTGTCATGAAGGGCAGCCCCGTTGGTGTTGGATCAGATATCG GTGGTTCGCTTAGAATCCCAGCTGCCTGTACAGGCATCTTCACACTTCGCCCCTCGGGCGGCCGTTTCCCCGTACGAAACTGCAGATCCGGCATGGCGGGACAAGAAGCCGTTGCATCCGTCAATGGACCGTTAGCCCCGAGTCTGAACGGCGTCAAGCTCTATAGCAAGGCCGTGATTGACGCCCAGCCCTGGCTTAGAGACCCCAAATGCCTGCCGATTCCTTGGAGAGAGCCAGAGCTTCCTTCAAAGCTCAGGATCGGCGTCATGTGGCACGACGGCATGGTCCAGCCTACAGCTCCAGTGGCTCGCGCACTCAAGCACACAGTTGCTAGACTCAAGGCTGCTGGCCATGAGATTGTGGAATGGGATCATGCTGACCAAGAAGAGGGATCCCTGTTGCTGCAGCGCATGTTTGTGGCTGATGGCGGCAGGACTATCAAGTCACAGCTTGAGCCAACTGATGAACCATTGAGGATTGAGATGGCTTCCTATGGCGTTGCGAGGGAACTCGGCACGGCGGAGATGTGGAAGCTTCACTTGGAGAGAACTAATTTCCAGAACCGCTACCTGGATAGATGGAACAAGGCTGGCCTTGACGCTCTGTTGCTGCCGACGGTACCATTCAACACAGTCAAGAGCGGAACGTTTAAGCACG TTGCATACACTGGTGTCTACAATGTGCTTGACTACTCTGCCGTGTCATTCCCTACCGGGTTGAATGTGGATCGAAGCATCGACGTACCCCGGGAAGATTACACTCCACTAAGCAGCGAATGCAAAGACATTCACGAGACAT ATGACGCCGATCTGATGCATGGGCTGCCGATCAGCTTACAGCTTGTGGCGCGGaggttggaagaagaaaaggttCTGGCCATGACCGGGCGGGTATTAGAAGCTTTGGCTGCGTAA
- a CDS encoding isocitrate/isopropylmalate dehydrogenase domain-containing protein, whose product MAQTFRILVLPGDHVGPEIMAEALKVLDVVEECRPNLKFERTFDLVGGSSIDKHGVPVTEEVLDKASKSDAVLFGSVGGPEWANASPNPEAGILGLRQRLDAFANLRPCEILVPSLLEASPLKPDIVKGTKFIVVRENCGGAYFGDKVEKPEVASDLWVYEPREVERCARVSAAVARILGKNGDGKGGDGPAIVWSADKANVLASGRLWRRVTQDIFDREFPDIELRHQLADSMAMLMVKNPRGFNGVIHTDNTFGDILSDISGGIVGSLGTLPSASISGIPGQGKCNGIYEPVHGSAPDIAGKGIVNPVAQILSLAMLLRYSCVLVEEAAAIEKAVQTVFDSKEAGGLGIRTKDMGGEAGTKEAGDAIAGEVRRLLQVS is encoded by the coding sequence ATGGCCCAGACATTTCGCATTCTCGTTCTCCCCGGCGACCATGTCGGCCCCGAAATCATGGCCGAAGCCCTCAAAGTCCTCGACGTCGTAGAAGAGTGCCGGCCCAATCTCAAGTTTGAGCGCACTTTCGACCTcgttggcggcagcagcatcgacaagcaCGGAGTCCCCGTGACAGAAGAAGTCCTCGACAAGGCCAGCAAAAGCGATGCTGTACTATTCGGCAGTGTTGGCGGACCAGAGTGGGCAAACGCTTCTCCCAACCCAGAGGCCGGCATTTTGGGACTTCGGCAACGGCTGGATGCATTTGCAAACCTGAGGCCGTGTGAGATTCTAGTCCCGAGTCTACTTGAAGCCTCGCCTCTTAAGCCGGACATTGTCAAGGGCACCAAGTTCATCGTCGTCCGAGAAAACTGCGGCGGTGCATACTTTGGCGACAAAGTCGAGAAGCCCGAAGTCGCATCAGATCTATGGGTATACGAGCCTCGAGAGGTTGAGCGCTGTGCTCGTGTATCAGCAGCCGTGGCTCGAATCCTCGGGAAGAATGGCGATGGTAAAGGCGGCGATGGTCCGGCCATTGTGTGGAGTGCCGACAAGGCAAATGTCCTTGCCAGCGGGAGACTCTGGCGCAGAGTGACTCAAGATATCTTTGACAGAGAGTTTCCAGACATCGAGCTGCGCCATCAGCTTGCGGATAGCATGGCTATGCTGATGGTCAAGAACCCTCGTGGCTTCAACGGCGTGATTCACACGGACAACACCTTTGGCGATATTCTGTCTGACATTTCGGGTGGCATCGTGGGCAGTCTTGGGACGCTGCCGAGCGCGAGCATCTCCGGCATCCCAGGACAGGGAAAATGTAACGGCATCTATGAGCCTGTGCATGGAAGTGCGCCAGATATTGCTGGCAAGGGCATCGTAAATCCCGTTGCGCAGATTCTTAGTCTGGCGATGCTTCTGAGGTACTCTTGCGTGCTTGTGGAAGAGGCGGCGGCAATCGAAAAGGCTGTTCAGACAGTATTCGATTCAAAAGAGGCGGGTGGACTCGGCATTCGGACAAAGGACATGGGAGGTGAGGCCGGGACAAAGGAGgctggtgatgccattgctggCGAGGTTCGGCGTCTCTTGCAAGTGAGCTGA
- a CDS encoding enoyl-(Acyl carrier protein) reductase domain-containing protein, which translates to MSSPRLAGKVAIVTGAASGFGRGIATKFAQEGAKVIVADLSEDAGKQVASELGGAFIRTDVTQKADWEAALALAIKEYGQLDIVVNNAGASYSNKATENVTEKEFDMCMNVNVKSIYMSTQVVVPYLLKENRPGNFIQIASTAGIRPRGGLAWYSASKGAAITVTKALASEYGPKQIRFNAVSPVVGVTGMTNLFLGSTDISTFVATVPLGRPSTPADIANACCYLASDEAAFITGVNLEVDGGRCV; encoded by the exons ATGTCATCACCACGTCTCGCGGGCAAGGTTGCCATCGTCACTGGTGCCGCTTCCGGCTTTGGTAGAGGCATTGCCACAAAATTCGCCCAAGAAGGTGCCAAAGTCATCGTCGCAGATCTCTCAGAAGACGCTGGAAAGCAGGTTGCCTCTGAGCTCGGCGGTGCCTTTATTCGCACCGATGTCACCCAAAAAGCCGACTGGGAAGCCGCATTGGCGCTGGCCATCAAGGAATATGGGCAGCTGGATATTGTTGTGAACAATGCCGGTGCATCTTACTCAAACAAGGCGACGGAGAATGTAACGGAAAAGGAATTCGACATGTGTATGAATGTCAATGTCAAGTCCATTTACATGTCGACACAGGTTGTTGTACCGTACTTGCTCAAGGAGAATCGCCCTGGCAACTTTATCCAGATTGCTTCAACAGCTGGAATTCGACCTCGCGGTGGTTTGGCATGGTACAGCGCCTCCAAGGGAGCTGCCATTACTGTTACCAAGGCTCTGGCATCTGAATATGGCCCCAAACAGATTCGATTCAACGCCGTTTCTCCGGTAGTTGGCGTCACTGGAAT GACCAATCTCTTCCTGGGATCTACAGATATATCTACCTTTGTGGCGACCGTTCCTCTTGGGCGACCGTCAACGCCGGCAGACATTGCCAACGCGTGCTGCTATCTTGCCAGCGATGAAGCTGCATTTATTACGGGAGTAAATCTTGAGGTGGATGGTGGACGATGTGTATAA
- a CDS encoding aldehyde dehydrogenase family domain-containing protein, translating to MDSDFPFTLADSSLGQLDCLVDGESVVAKSGNRFEVIDPGSGKAWASCPDCREEDVDAAVQSSHRAFQSYSKWTPRQRAQTLLKWHQEIIAARDDLAKILVHETGKPLTEAYGEIDYATTFTWWFVGEAERVQGSSIVSAIPGRRAVTIKQPVGVAAALVPWNFPIALTLRKASAALAAGCTMIVKPSPETPITALSVARLALKAGFPPGALNVLTTSLEGTPGLAEALCLHPLVKKVTFTGSTRVGKIISGLCARNLKKSTMELGGNCPFIIFDDANLDQALGQLMGLKWRHAGQACVSSNRVYVQRGVYDKFVELVVNATSQLKMGHGMAEGTTLGPVTTPRSLDRAEDMAKDALANGAKLVFGTGKRDASGSGGYFMAPTVLTNVTDDMLMSQDEIFAPLLGFSVFDTEEEVIQRANNTAMGLTSYAFTKNVDRLWRLFELLEAGMVGLNTGNNSSAEAPFGGIKESGSGKESGKDVAIEEFMITKSGTFTIEGL from the exons ATGGACAGCGATTTTCCCTTTACTTTGGCCGACtccagcctcggccagctgGATTGTCTTGTCGATGGAGAGTCTGTTGTTGCCAAGTCAGGCAATCGCTTCGAGGTCATCGATCCAGGCTCTGGAAAGGCTTGGGCGTCATGTCCAGACTGTCGCGAAGAAGACGTTGATGCTGCAGTCCAATCATCACATCGGGCTTTCCAGAGCTACTCCAAATGGACGCCTAGACAGAGAGCGCAGACATTACTGAAATGGCACCAGGAGATTATTGCTGCGCGAGACGATCTGGCAAAGATTCTGGTTCACGAGACAGGGAAGCCTCTTACGGAAGCCTATGGCGAGATTGACTACGCCACCACCTTCACTTGGTGGTTTGTAGGCGAGGCAGAACGAGTTCAGGGATCTTCTATTGTTTCGGCGATTCCAGGTCGGAGAGCTGTCACAATCAAGCAGCCCgttggcgttgctgctgctcttgtgCCCTGGAATTTCCCCATAGCCTTGACTCTCCGAAAGGCGAGTGcggctctggctgctggctgcACTATGATTGTTAAGCCTTCTCCTGAGACGCCCATCACGGCCCTGTCTGTGGCACGACTTGCATTGAAGGCTGGATTTCCTCCAGGCGCGCTCAATGTGCTTACCACAAGCCTTGAGGGAACACCAGGGCTAGCTGAGGCACTCTGTCTGCATCCACTGGTTAAGAAGGTGACGTTCACCGGCAGCACTAGAGTCGGAAAGATCATTTCGGGCCTATGTGCAAGAAACCTGAAGAAATCTACCATGGAGCTTGGTGGCAATTGTcctttcatcatctttgacgACGCCAATCTTGACCAGGCACTTGGACAACTCATGGGACTAAAGTGGCGACATGCAGGCCAGGCTTGCGTTTCTTCAAACAGAGTCTATGTCCAGCGAGGCGTGTATGACAAGTTTGTCGAGCTCGTTGTCAATGCTACATCTCAGCTGAAGATGGGCCATGGCATGGCTGAGGGTACCACTCTCGGCCCAGTTACCACCCCAAGGAGCCTTGATAGAGCCGAGGATATGGCCAAAGATGCTCTGGCCAATGGAGCAAAGCTGGTATTTGGTACTGGAAAGAGAGATGCATCAGGTAGCGGAGGTTATTTCATGGCGCCCACTGTCTTGACAAACGTCACAGACGACATGCTCATGAGCCAAGATGAGATTTTTGCGCCTCTCCTTGGATTCTCAGTGTTTGatacagaagaagaagttatCCAGAGGGCAAACAACACAGCTATGGGCCTGACTAGCTATGCTTTTACAAAGAATGTGGACCGACTTTGGAGGCTCTTTGAGCTGCTAGAGGCAGGCATGGTTGGCTTG AACACTGGCAACAACTCTTCCGCAGAGGCACCCTTTGGGGGCATCAAGGAAAGCGGCTCAGGCAAGGAGAGTGGAAAGGATGTGGCGATTGAAGAGTTTATGATTACAAAGAGTGGCACATTTACTATTGAAGGCTTGTAG
- a CDS encoding tRNA synthetases class II (A) domain-containing protein: MASEKPAGTHLAFHHDGKLLNLKTELLSIRPFAAVEEQNRAVFKDAGDDDYVVVTKETIFHPQGGGQPSDEGTISATTSEEGQAPVSIDIRAARMDVVNDGLVLHLGRFKDPSTAGKLQPGDVVAQAIDAEKRLLYSRLHTAGHVLGSAVRHLLEKEIEGFDELKASHFPDSAACEFRGLIEGKWKQPIQERVDEYLRRAMPVEIDFWTEDDFRREGLERLIPDRSLLPPGETKFRVVRIVGAEVYPCGGTHVDTTDLCGATTVKKIGRSKGISRVSYTVA, from the coding sequence ATGGCCTCTGAAAAGCCGGCCGGGACTCACCTGGCCTTTCACCATGACGGAAAACTGCTCAACTTGAAGACTGAGTTGTTGTCAATACGGCCATTCGCTGCGGTAGAAGAACAAAACCGCGCCGTTTTCAAGGAcgctggcgatgatgacTACGTTGTCGTGACCAAGGAAaccatcttccatcctcaaGGCGGTGGCCAACCATCTGATGAAGGCACAATCTCAGCAACCACGTCGGAGGAGGGCCAGGCTCCCGTATCTATCGACATCAGGGCAGCACGCATGGACGTTGTAAACGATGGTCTTGTTCTGCATCTGGGCCGCTTCAAGGATCCCTCAACAGCAGGAAAACTTCAGCCAGGCGATGTCGTCGCGCAGGCGATTGACGCAGAGAAGCGCCTCCTCTACTCACGGCTGCACACTGCGGGCCACGTTCTTGGATCGGCCGTGAGGCATCTTCTCGAGAAGGAAATTGAGGGCTTCGACGAACTCAAGGCATCTCACTTCCCCGACAGCGCGGCCTGCGAGTTTCGTGGTCTGATCGAGGGCAAGTGGAAGCAGCCGATCCAGGAACGAGTCGACGAGTATCTTCGCCGCGCGATGCCGGTAGAGATCGACTTTTGGACCGAAGACGATTTCCGACGAGAGGGTCTGGAGCGCTTGATTCCGGACCGAAGCCTGTTGCCTCCCGGCGAGACCAAGTTTCGCGTGGTGCGCATTGTAGGAGCTGAGGTTTATCCTTGCGGAGGCACACACGTCGACACGACGGACTTGTGCGGCGCAACGActgtgaagaagattgggaGGAGCAAAGGCATCAGCCGCGTCAGCTACACGGTTGCTTGA